In the Micromonospora narathiwatensis genome, one interval contains:
- the hpnE gene encoding hydroxysqualene dehydroxylase HpnE: MTAARVPGGAGSVCVIGGGLAGIAAAVRLADQGLPVTLLESRPELGGATYSFRRDGLTVDTGQHVFLRCYHAYRGLLDRLGVTDDADVQPRFAVPVLLPGRAPHLLARRRLPAPAHLLPGLAGYRLLGPAERLAAVRAAAALRHVDPDLPETDARSFGDWLTEHGQSERAVRRLWDLVTVAALNLPSAHASLALAARVFRTGLLDSADAGDIGRPLVPLTDLHAVPARRLLHELGARVHTRSRVRWIHPESAGFRVGLSDGEIAADAVVLAVPHPVAAALVPPAAAPGAGDWHRLGAAPIVNVHLRYAHRVTELTMAAAVESPAQWIFTRPLPDDAQQVVVSLSAADTEIDRPAAELVAAQRAALAALFPAARHTPVRDAFVTREPRATFRQAPGTRAYRPATTTRLPGLVLAGAWTDTGWPDTMEGAVRSGQEAADVVARQLASRPRHHTEAAR, encoded by the coding sequence ATGACCGCCGCACGGGTGCCGGGCGGCGCCGGCAGCGTGTGCGTGATCGGGGGCGGCCTGGCCGGCATCGCCGCGGCGGTCCGGCTCGCCGACCAGGGACTGCCGGTGACGCTGCTGGAGAGCCGACCCGAACTCGGGGGAGCCACCTACTCCTTCCGCCGCGACGGGCTGACCGTGGACACCGGCCAGCACGTCTTCCTCCGGTGCTACCACGCCTACCGGGGGCTGCTCGACCGGCTCGGCGTCACCGACGACGCCGACGTGCAACCACGGTTCGCGGTGCCGGTGCTGCTTCCGGGGCGGGCACCGCACCTGCTGGCCCGCCGCCGGCTGCCGGCGCCGGCACACCTGCTGCCCGGGCTGGCCGGCTACCGGCTGCTCGGCCCCGCGGAGCGGCTCGCCGCCGTGCGGGCCGCCGCCGCGCTCCGGCACGTCGACCCCGACCTGCCGGAGACCGACGCGCGCAGCTTCGGCGACTGGCTCACCGAGCACGGTCAGAGCGAGCGGGCGGTGCGTCGACTCTGGGACCTGGTAACCGTGGCCGCGCTGAACCTGCCCAGCGCCCACGCGTCGCTGGCCCTGGCCGCCCGGGTGTTCCGCACCGGACTGCTCGACAGCGCCGACGCCGGCGACATCGGCCGCCCGCTGGTCCCGCTGACCGACCTGCACGCCGTCCCCGCCCGGCGGCTGCTGCACGAGCTCGGCGCCCGGGTGCACACCCGGTCCCGGGTCCGGTGGATCCACCCGGAATCCGCCGGCTTCCGTGTCGGCCTCAGCGACGGCGAGATCGCCGCGGACGCGGTCGTGCTGGCCGTGCCACACCCGGTCGCGGCCGCGCTGGTCCCGCCGGCCGCCGCGCCCGGCGCCGGCGACTGGCACCGGCTCGGCGCGGCGCCGATCGTCAACGTGCACCTGCGCTACGCGCACCGGGTCACCGAGCTGACCATGGCCGCCGCCGTGGAGTCCCCGGCACAGTGGATCTTCACCCGGCCCTTGCCGGACGACGCGCAGCAGGTGGTGGTGTCCCTGTCAGCCGCCGACACCGAGATCGACCGACCCGCCGCCGAACTGGTGGCGGCCCAACGCGCGGCGCTCGCCGCGCTGTTTCCCGCCGCGCGGCACACCCCGGTACGCGACGCGTTCGTCACCCGGGAGCCGCGGGCCACCTTCCGGCAGGCACCCGGCACCCGGGCGTACCGGCCGGCCACGACGACCCGCCTACCCGGGCTGGTGCTGGCCGGCGCATGGACCGACACGGGCTGGCCGGACACGATGGAGGGCGCGGTGCGCAGCGGCCAGGAGGCCGCGGACGTCGTCGCCCGCCAGCTCGCGTCCCGGCCCCGACACCACACGGAGGCCGCACGATGA
- the hpnD gene encoding presqualene diphosphate synthase HpnD produces the protein MTTICDVDRAYRRCEQITRSQAANFAYGIRLLPPVKRRALSAIYATARRIDDIGDGTLPPDEKLDHLARIRAALHRLPGNDDGDPVLTALADAAVRMPIPLAAFDELIDGCAADVTGRTYDTFDDLRWYCRCVAGSIGRLSLGVFGATDPGRAEPLADALGVALQLTNILRDLVEDRVNGRIYLPAEDLDRFGCTLRLDDGRFADPPERLAELVRFQARRAAEWYDLGLRLLPLLDRRSAACTAAMAGIYRRLLARIAADPLAVTRSRVSLPGREKAWVAARALVGRSA, from the coding sequence ATGACCACGATCTGCGACGTCGACAGGGCCTACCGGCGCTGCGAGCAGATCACCCGCAGCCAGGCCGCCAACTTCGCGTACGGGATCCGGCTGCTGCCGCCGGTGAAACGCCGCGCCCTGTCGGCCATCTACGCCACCGCCCGGCGCATCGACGACATCGGTGACGGCACCCTGCCGCCGGACGAGAAGCTGGACCACCTGGCACGGATTCGGGCGGCGCTGCACCGGCTGCCCGGCAACGACGACGGCGACCCGGTGCTCACCGCGCTCGCGGACGCCGCGGTCCGGATGCCGATCCCGCTGGCGGCCTTCGACGAGCTGATCGACGGGTGTGCCGCCGACGTGACCGGCCGCACGTACGACACCTTCGACGACCTGCGCTGGTACTGCCGCTGCGTGGCCGGCTCGATCGGCCGGCTCTCGCTCGGGGTGTTCGGCGCCACCGACCCGGGCCGGGCCGAACCGCTGGCCGACGCCCTGGGCGTGGCGCTGCAACTGACCAACATCCTGCGCGACCTGGTCGAGGACCGGGTGAACGGGCGGATCTACCTGCCGGCCGAGGATCTGGACCGGTTCGGCTGCACCCTGCGGCTGGACGACGGCCGGTTCGCCGACCCGCCCGAGCGGCTGGCCGAACTCGTCCGCTTCCAGGCGCGCCGGGCCGCCGAGTGGTACGACCTCGGGCTGCGGCTGCTGCCCCTGCTGGACCGGCGCAGCGCGGCCTGCACCGCGGCGATGGCCGGCATCTACCGCCGGCTGCTCGCCCGGATCGCGGCGGACCCGCTGGCGGTCACCCGCAGCCGGGTGTCGCTGCCCGGCCGGGAGAAGGCGTGGGTGGCCGCACGCGCGCTCGTCGGACGTTCCGCATGA
- a CDS encoding MFS transporter — translation MARSDGAGRDGNERGGARPAGRLSLGPGVFRPVILLAMVLSLNGADVGTIGAAAMQLEAGLGIDHARLGLLATASSGVGVLACVPLGVLADRTNRVRLLVITVALWALAMVAGGLAPNYWWLLASRLLLGAAVAASGPVVVSLTGDLIPPAERATVLGWILTGEILGAGFGLLAGGEIAATISWRAAFFLLGAVSAGLAVALWRLLPEPARGGASWPSPQRGGAEPGQPSPGRPAADRAWAVVSTQGIEPVRGRVLREDPNQWSIPRAAVYLLSIPTNRLLIVASATGYFFFAGLRTFVVIFAVRHFGISQTEFGAPLVVIGAAALAGVVFAGRLADRALARGRVSVRVVVPAIGYVAAAIFFVPGVWLSSLVMALPLIALGAAALAAANPPLDAARLDIVPGQLWGRAESLRTVLRLVAEAGAPATFGWLADRLGGAAGQADAVGLRDTFLIMLVPLLANGLLLFTVRRVYPVDVATAAASQRPATA, via the coding sequence ATGGCCAGGTCGGACGGGGCGGGCCGGGACGGCAACGAGCGTGGTGGCGCGCGGCCGGCCGGCCGGCTGTCGCTCGGGCCGGGGGTGTTCCGTCCCGTGATCCTGCTCGCCATGGTGCTGTCGCTGAACGGCGCGGACGTCGGAACGATCGGTGCGGCGGCGATGCAGTTGGAGGCGGGGCTGGGCATCGACCACGCCCGGCTCGGCCTGCTGGCCACGGCGTCATCGGGCGTGGGTGTGCTCGCGTGCGTGCCGCTGGGGGTGCTCGCCGACCGGACCAACCGGGTACGCCTGCTCGTGATCACCGTCGCGCTGTGGGCGCTGGCCATGGTCGCCGGCGGGCTGGCGCCCAACTACTGGTGGCTGCTCGCGTCCCGGCTGCTGCTCGGTGCCGCGGTGGCCGCGTCCGGCCCGGTGGTGGTCTCCCTGACCGGGGATCTCATCCCACCCGCCGAGCGCGCGACGGTCCTCGGCTGGATTCTCACCGGCGAGATCCTGGGTGCCGGGTTCGGCCTGCTGGCCGGCGGCGAGATCGCCGCGACGATCTCCTGGCGGGCCGCGTTCTTCCTGCTCGGGGCGGTCAGCGCGGGGCTGGCGGTGGCGCTGTGGCGGCTGCTGCCCGAGCCCGCCCGGGGCGGTGCGAGCTGGCCGTCCCCGCAGCGGGGCGGAGCCGAACCGGGACAGCCGAGCCCGGGGCGACCGGCCGCCGACCGCGCGTGGGCGGTGGTGTCCACCCAGGGCATCGAGCCGGTCCGCGGCCGGGTGCTACGGGAGGACCCGAACCAGTGGTCGATCCCGCGGGCCGCGGTCTACCTGTTGTCGATTCCCACCAACCGGCTGTTGATCGTGGCCTCGGCGACAGGATATTTCTTCTTCGCGGGTCTGCGCACCTTTGTCGTCATCTTCGCCGTACGGCACTTCGGCATCTCGCAGACCGAGTTCGGTGCTCCGCTGGTGGTGATCGGGGCGGCGGCGCTCGCCGGGGTGGTGTTCGCCGGCCGGCTAGCCGACCGCGCGCTGGCCCGGGGCCGGGTCAGCGTACGGGTGGTCGTGCCCGCGATCGGCTACGTCGCCGCCGCGATCTTCTTCGTTCCGGGGGTGTGGCTGTCCTCGTTGGTGATGGCGCTGCCGTTGATCGCGCTCGGTGCGGCCGCCCTGGCGGCGGCCAATCCACCGCTGGACGCGGCCCGGCTGGACATCGTGCCCGGCCAGTTGTGGGGCCGGGCGGAGAGTCTGCGGACGGTCCTGCGGCTCGTGGCCGAGGCGGGGGCCCCGGCCACCTTCGGGTGGCTGGCCGACCGGTTGGGCGGCGCGGCCGGGCAGGCCGACGCCGTCGGTCTGCGCGACACGTTTCTGATCATGCTCGTCCCGTTGCTGGCCAACGGGCTCCTCCTGTTTACCGTCCGGCGCGTCTACCCGGTCGACGTGGCGACGGCGGCCGCGTCCCAGCGCCCCGCCACGGCCTGA
- the hpnC gene encoding squalene synthase HpnC: MSQRTAVAAVRRVEQARSRENFPVALRVLPGRYRRHLLAVYAYARQVDDLGDEPLPDPTDRLAALDHIEAELRSLYADREVTHPVVRALAPTVAECRLPLGALVRLIEANRVDQRVTRYATFDELVGYCTLSANPVGELVLHVFGQVGPDRVALSDRVCTALQLVEHLQDVAEDHQRGRIYLPAEDMDRFDVTEADLARPTASRRLRDLIEFEAERARAWLDAGAPLVAALHGWARLAVSGYLAGGRATLDALAAAGYDPLPTTVRPRGRRVLHRWLAATVRSAG; encoded by the coding sequence ATGAGCCAACGCACGGCCGTCGCGGCGGTTCGCCGGGTCGAGCAGGCCCGGTCGCGGGAGAACTTCCCGGTCGCGTTGCGCGTCCTGCCCGGCCGTTACCGCCGGCATCTGCTCGCGGTCTACGCCTACGCCCGCCAGGTCGACGATCTCGGGGACGAGCCCCTGCCAGACCCGACCGACCGGCTCGCCGCCCTCGACCACATCGAGGCCGAGCTGCGGTCCCTCTACGCCGACCGCGAGGTGACCCACCCGGTGGTGCGTGCCCTCGCCCCCACGGTGGCCGAGTGCCGGCTGCCCCTCGGCGCGCTGGTCCGGCTGATCGAGGCGAACCGGGTCGACCAGCGGGTGACCCGGTACGCCACCTTCGACGAGCTGGTCGGGTACTGCACCCTGTCGGCCAACCCGGTCGGCGAGCTGGTCCTGCACGTCTTCGGGCAGGTGGGACCGGACAGGGTCGCGCTGTCCGACCGGGTCTGCACGGCGTTGCAGCTCGTCGAACACCTGCAGGACGTGGCCGAGGACCACCAGCGTGGCCGGATCTACCTGCCGGCGGAGGACATGGACCGGTTCGACGTCACCGAGGCCGACCTCGCCCGTCCCACGGCCAGCCGCCGGCTCCGCGACCTGATCGAGTTCGAGGCGGAGCGGGCCCGGGCGTGGCTCGACGCCGGAGCCCCGCTCGTGGCGGCCCTGCACGGCTGGGCCCGGCTCGCGGTGAGCGGCTACCTGGCCGGCGGCCGGGCGACCCTCGACGCGCTGGCGGCGGCCGGTTACGACCCGCTGCCGACCACTGTCCGCCCCCGGGGCCGGCGCGTCCTGCACCGCTGGCTGGCCGCCACCGTGAGGAGCGCCGGATGA